Proteins from one Brachyspira sp. SAP_772 genomic window:
- a CDS encoding DUF4234 domain-containing protein has product MKNENIKSIPMLVILSVVTCGIYYLYWLYKTTDSIKNFMNNAEINPTLELILCLFIPFYQLYWFYKYSRIIYKDMTSKVGIDNTEDASVLLLVLSFVGLGIVSAAIIQDKLNSIYSKMGTDNITSQAN; this is encoded by the coding sequence TTAAATCAATCCCAATGCTAGTAATATTAAGTGTTGTAACATGYGGWATATATTATTTRTAYTGGTTATATAAAACAACAGATTCTATAAAAAACTTTATGAATAATGCAGAAATAAATCCAACATTAGAATTAATACTATGTTTATTTATACCATTCTATCAATTATACTGGTTCTATAAATATTCTAGAATAATATATAAAGATATGACTTCAAAAGTAGGTATTGACAATACAGAAGATGCTTCTGTTTTACTTCTTGTACTTTCATTTGTTGGTTTAGGTATAGTTTCAGCTGCTATTATACAAGATAAATTAAATAGCATATACTCAAAGATGGGTACTGATAATATAACTTCTCAAGCTAATTAA